A region of the Falco peregrinus isolate bFalPer1 chromosome 4, bFalPer1.pri, whole genome shotgun sequence genome:
ATTCATTAAGGACAAGCAGTCCTTAAAAAGCCAAATCAAAGTGGGTTGCTGTGAGCTCAGATCATCATATGCTTTTATTAGCGGCAGCGACATTTACCAGCAGACAGGATTTTCATGCCCTGAGTTTGTGCCATGCTCCCTTTGAGTCACTCTGACaatcaaaaggaaacaaaaatattatcaaCAATTATTACCTGCGTGTCCCAGCTACTGCTCAAGGCTCCTATCAAGTCCCTACAGACATTCCCATGGGTGCATTACACATCCCTAACGTGCCACACTGTgtcatacagaaaaatattgtcaTTATATTCTTCAGTTTCAAAATGACATTCTTCTTGACAAAGTTTACAGTCAATGAATAATAATTTGCTTTACTTTTCTTACGTGTAGGCATGTTTGCATTACTGCAACAAGTTTTTTCACTCTGACACAGGCTTCTGCAATGCACGGGCCTGCACATGACCTATCAGAGTCCACATCTGTCCTTGATGCCCACAATGTTCAAGTTAATTTCACTGAGGAGCATCAGATTGGGCTGCCAAGTCCCATGAAGACAATTgctaattttttccccccacatttTGAAATCTCCGAAGCAGAAATTCATTTCTTTATCCAGCGGCTGTTTTGTGAAAAATCATCAACATCACAGGCGTCTTTCATTTTGCGAGGAACAAACTGAAGATCAAGAAGATTCCACATGACCACAGGTCTGTGTAAGGAGTTCGCTGGGGGTCTGAGGCATTTCTGAGTGAGTTCGTTATGAATCACTAAGCAAATGCTGTTAACGTTCACTCAGAGTGAAACGTTTCTTAGAATATTTACACCCGTTTGACATCCTTGTCGCTCCACAGGCTGTTTAGCATACCACACGCTCAGCTCTGCAGGCCTGTTTGTTCTGGTAGACACAAAGCAAGTTTTACTTGGTGCTATAGCACAATAAATTGAATAAATATAGTGACGTTACAAGAGCCTGAAGCTCCTCtgagtaataaaacaaaaatcagtgaTATTCATGTGCTCCAAGGCACTGCGCTAAGGCACCATCACTTGAGAAACACAGGCGTATCGTTGGTTTTGCTTGGTTCCTTTGGTTTTGATTCTACCCACCAAGTCAGTGGGGAAGCATGTATTTCAGACATTATTTCCAAGCTGCACTGCTACCAGAGGAGTAGATTGGCTGCTCAGGTACGTTGCTTTTTCACGTGCCTGTCTTTTGGCTTAGCCATTCATCCTGCAAATCAGGGGCAAGCCTACCTTGAGAGTCTACCCAGAAGCTGGGTGAAAGGTCTTCTCCCTCTGAAGCACAGCTTCAGTATCACTGGTGGCATTACGTAAGTACTTTAAGATGACATATCCAAAGACAGACAGTATCCCAATCCTGTTCCACTTAGGATACCGAACAATCACAATGCTCAGCTACATACTTCATGAAGCCATAGCTGAAGATGAGATCTAGGGAGCTGGATTTATcgttttaaaattaactttatgtATTACAGTTTATGCTTTCCAGAAAGCTTCCAAAGAATCTTATGCATGCATATTTATTGCAAAGAGATCAGAAAATATAGGATGATTCATGAAAATAGCTGTTATGGTTACCCGAGACAGTCATGACCCAAGTGCTTGCTTGCAACTGTATGACTCCAGATATAGTGTGCCTATGTatcctggaagaaaaattctcTAGTGCAAGTGCTGTTTCTCCAGTGTTGCAATCCACCATTTGCACTAATCATAAGCTAACTTGAAAGCTGCAGAATGATGCAAGCGCATTGCTAAATCTTTGTATTTGTATAGTCCCTCATAGGTAAATGTGTAGAAACCTGAACACATTTGCTGAAGAACTTAACTGAATACAACTAAAAAGTCCTCTTCGTGATATGGACGAAAGCAGTTTTTAGTGGGAAAACACAACTTTCCTGCCCTCCACAGGGGACCTGAAACATGTTTCAACATCTGCTTAAAATGAATTTCACATTAGAATTCCCATTTAGAGGTTTCCAGTTTATGGTCACTGATTTCAAGTTAACAAGCAGAAGGATATTTGAACAAAACATAATACAGTGCTTTGTAAAGTAAAGCTGCTAATCTGATTTAGATAATTTGACTTCCAGCTCCACGACTCTCCATTTCCAGTCAGTAGCCTTGTTGAAGGCTATGTGTCTCTAAGTTACttgagatatttttgttttcagaaatttacGTTAACAGTACTGATGCAAAGAGCCCACTAACACTCCAATAACAGAAAGTACACatgaaataaagcagatttaaaaaCCATCAAgacaatgcatttttctcatttattcaAATCTTCTGCAGGAAGTAAACactgaaagatttaaaaaaacttcacaCTGCAGTATGTACAGTTTTGTGACATCAcatgaggaaattaatttctaataaaaaaatgagaCCAGTTAGATAAATTACTGAAGACACATCACAATAAAACCGGTTGTGGTAAAATCCCGAATTCTTATGTATGGCAATGAAAATCaatattcttttgttttacaggGACGGAATAGTCCTGGTACAATATTTCAATTATGCAAAATGGAGTCCTGAACTTACACGACTGGTTATAGTTGTATGAGCActtcatgttttaaaagcagttttgctttttttttttttttccccccagaccCTTTTGATTTGAAGCACATTCTTTCACAAAGCTAAAATACCACAGCAGAAGTCATGTCCAGAAGTGGAATACTGTTGTGTTTTGAACTGACCTGacttaagactttttttttttttttttttttttttttgccaacgCACAGATGCACAGGGTCCCCCATGCACTTTTCATGCAGCAGGTAATCAcaactttaaataaaagtatttttctataCATTCTTCCAGACTTGCAACTGTATACATACATGCAAAAGTTTTTAAACCTATGTGATCATATTTACACTTATACATGGAATATACATaacaaaaaagattaaaagggtttttgttttttcctttgcattagaacaatacaaaatatgtatttttcattaaggAAACCACTATTTACATCACCTTTTAAAAACCAATTTCAACATATTATAGGTGTAACAAGtcaatatatttacattatatataaatatatatataatatatacttACCAGTTTACTCCTCTGTAAGATGTGGCAGAGAACAAACTGGTAATATCATGTCACTGACGTCAATGAGAGCTGTAATACTTTCACCAACATTTAACAGGGAAAATTTAAAccattcatttctttcttttaaaaacattggtaaattaaaaatttaaaaacattactaAGAGCAAATGGCTAAGAAAAGTGAAAGTTATGGCTGAATTCCCTTTTGATCTCATAACGTTTATAAACTTCTCGAACCGAGCCGCCCGGTTACGCGGCACCAGCAGAGAAGCCCTCCAGCAAAACACCTTTGATTCTGCGGTCATGTGTTACCCCCCATCGTTTCCTCAAACTTTAGCAGAGGAGACACGAGAAATGTGTTTATCTCAGTCCCGTATGCTTtcctctggaaagaaaaggcataTCTGCGTGGCAGTTACAAGCCAATCCCCGAATCTAGCTAGCCCGAGTGCTACGCCACCGCCGAGGGGCCTGTAGCTGCCCCCTCGAGCAAGGCGCCAGGCAGGCACTTGGCAAcccaactgctgctgctgctgcaactaCTCCCAGTTAAGCAAGGTTAAAGTTAATTCAGGCATTAAGTCCCAACAGGTTGCAATTACAACTTCCAAGTGTGGCACTGCCACATCCCCAGCTCACTTCTTCACTGCTTCAGGAGGTGGTGGCAGCTTTCCCGCAGCAGTGtcacccagctgcagctgggctgtgttccctcttccctccctgctcctttgATGGTGAGggcacacagcagcacccaTCAATCCTACACCTCTTTGCCTACAGAGCTACTGCCACCAGTACCTGACAAGGCCCCGTTGTTCTTCAGGTCTATAATGTAAAGGCGTAGCTGGAAGTTCAGCCTCCTGACTTTGCAGAGCTATCTTTGAAGCTTCCACTCCCACAGACCGAGGAAGCATACTGGGGACAGCTGAAACGCATGCCCTAGCCGTAAACATCTACTGAACCAAGGAGCCAGGAGTCAGCAAAGTGTTACTCAACAGATGACCTTGGTTTGTCACTCATCTACAGGGACTGGTGGAAATCAAGGATCTTTGACTTTCTTGGGAAAACATGGCCAGCTCTACCCGTCCTTCTGCTGGTACAGCAATCTCGGGCTTCTGCACCTCCCTTTTCTGATGGAAAAGTCCCCAAGGAAAATTATGGTGACTCCTTTTTACTGACCCACGCTACAAGATAAATGATTAAAAGAGTCTTTGGTCCTCAGGTTTAAAAGGTTGTAAATGTGGATGGGGTAGATTTTAAAGAAGACTCTCTTCCCTAGGGAGGGGTAACATCAGTGATACTGGAGAATTTCATGCAGGAGACTCTTGCTCTCTTAGCAGCTGACTGAAGAGCATCCAGTTGGCATGCCCTACCCTCTCTCAAGGGCCTCATTGTTACGTTACGTGCTGCTTAAGATTGCAAAGTCTACAAGAGGTAAGATTCTTCCATGAACAGCGTGTCCTAAACTTAAATGCTTGTGTATTATAGTTTACTGACGTCTGTGAGAATGGTAATATCCTTTCATTAACATCACctaaaaagaaagctaaatCATTAACTGGTCAAACTGTTAACATTTTAacttaaatgttttataaaactttaaaaactaaatGTTCAAAAGTATATATTATAACAATAGACTACCATAGAATAAATACATAGGTAAGCACACTCCTAGACTCCAATATTACTTTGTTAGGGTTAAACTCGCCTCCCTACTTTTCACCTCAACTTTGTTTTGATGAAGTATTTCCTGCCAGATTATTTCACATCCATTgaagctgcatttttctgtggaGCCCTTCAAGTAAATTATAGCCCTGTATTTACTCCGGGGACCATCTATTATTCTATATTGTATATATTTCCTAGCTATATACATgttgtttcaagaaaaataatcaattaaGACTTTAAGAGACATTTAATGGATGGAACAAATAccatctttttaatatttctgctgGGTTGACTTATATAAAAAGAATTCAGTTCCACTGTCAATCCAAAATATACTTTTATCTTGTTAATGAATATTCTATGAGACATCTGAATTGTCACTGGGCCACTTATAAATGCAATattaaagacaaacaaaattttatttttatattatactTCAGacaatgacatttaaaatgatATTAGATTTGTgtgaaggttttaaaatataaatcttcTTTGTACAGCCCATTAATATATTACGCTTCACccaaataacataaaaatatatctttaaatCACTCTGTTATTTCTCATATAAACCAGGGGGAATGTTTTATATCAGATACTGCCAAATATTTGTGTTCCCTAAAAGAAGGTATccccgggggggtgggggtggggggaggggagcaaaACAGAATAGTGGTGTATTTTCCAGCTGGCAGACAAGAAAAGTCCCTTTCAGTAGGGACTGCACTGGAAAGAGGGGAAACTGATCCcaagcagggagcaggggatgAGAGGGGGACAACATCTTGCTCTGTCTTAGTAAGCCAGCAGTTTTGGAAAAAGATCTTTGAAAccaaaccagaaaggaaaagagcaaaatgcCGCATCACTCACCTCTGCTATGCAAGCGTGAGACAGACAGAACAGCAGTTTTGTCATGTCACTGGCTCTCAGTGGTGAGAACagtcaaaattaaaacagagcGTAGCTTTCATTGTCTGTGCAAGCCAACCAGAGCTGTCTGCTGATAGCACAGGGGATCATCAGTGAAATTAGAAGCTatggagaacattttttttcaggggagTAAAAAGTTCAGCAAAACTTATGGTTGCCAATAATGCATATCATTTAGAGGAACTGGATtttgtcctcctcctcccacatgagaaataaaagctgcaaaTGGAGTTAACACTGACAGTGTTAACAGGAAAGCAGAACCGCACGGCTCTTCCCCAGCCAGCAATTCTTTTAAGGTGTCTCGGCTTTGACCGCAATTTTCAGTTACTCCCATTTCAGGCTGATCTTGCCAGATGTTACAAATCACAGCACAGGTGGGGATTGAGGAAAAGGGCAGAGGAGGATTTCTCAGACATGTCCCACTATCCATTACAGAACACGACGAAACCACAATTTTATCCTCAGTGCAAcctgaaaaattattctaaaaccaagttttctgcagtgaaaggGTAGTGCATTAAACCATGCATCAGCTGTTCAGAGAGTAATAAATATTGGCAGAATATGGATTCTTTTCCCTGGTTGTAGGAAGAGGccaacatatttttcattaaaatcctATTCCATCTTTGAGTGGAAGTGTGATGTGCTGCTTTTGCACAGTTGGTATTCGTCTGCAGGGGAAGCAGGATGTTGGCTACACAGCCAGTAGCGCTCATCTGCTTCACAAACTTTGCACCATTTTCCTCACCAAATGCATGTAACTACACTTTCTTAATCTCCCTACTCCAAGAGGCATTTTGGCTTTCCCCTTTTAAGCAGGAAAGTGACAGGAATGTGCCGATGAAAGAACTCATGCAGTACTTGCATGGCCTATGAAAATCTGCCTTTTGTATAAAAACCTAGAAAAAACCCTTAATCGCAATTAGTAACTCGTAACTATGGCTAAGGATTCTGAGGAAGGCATTTGTCAAGAGCagggcaaggaagaaaaatagatttttacaCCACTATTCTGGCAGGACCAcaaacaagatttaaaaataacaataaaaattttGGAAGCactaaaaaatacatttcagtgcaTTTCAATTATTAACACTGACACAGGTTTTCCAATATGACAAGCTAATACCTTGGACAAACTGCTCCATTTCTTAAAAGTTAATCTTAAAGTTTCACAAAACAtactaaacattaaaaaaaaaaaaaaaaaaaaaaaaagaaaagaaaagtacaCTGTCTCTAGGCTCAGGCTTCCAAAAAATAAGGATTATTTTACAGGGAGGGAGGAAACGCAGCATTACCACCACCTAGGCTGTACGCTTACACTTTATGTTATACCAAAAACTTGCAGATCCAAGTAAGACTCTGATCAAAGAGTACTCATAACTTAATCTGACACATACAGAAATGTCTTGTACAAATTACAACCTTTCTAGTTTCCTTGTGACAATCTATTGTAAAGCAAATTTTatctacatgtattttaaataacatcaccagaaaaataaaaagtttatcaaatgaaaacatgtttcaatTAGACCATGCTTTTCTAAAATCATGCTCAATTTATACAGTAGTCAAGTTCgtactcatttttattttccttttttttttttttttttttttaaacaaagattcAAAACCACTGATTGTAAACTCACTGAGGAGGCTGTAGTTTATTCTGGCTCTTTTTTGATTGTTCGCACTTTTTCCAGAAgtccatgaacttctccattCATACCATGTTGATGAGAGGTCTCACTCCCCATATGGCTGTTGTAAGGGCTTCTTAAGTTACTAAAAGGAGTTTTAAGCTCTGCATCAGATGTCAACTCCTCTTTGATTGTAACTGGAGTTGAATTATCAGTAAATGAAGGTTCATTCCAAATTTCTTTGTCATGTGCTTCTTGGCTACTAACAGAGTTGCCACCTTTCTGTAACATGTAGTACAATATTGGATTGGTTTTGGTCAGTCTCGGAGAGTCTTTCTCATAATCATTCTTGTCCATACCTGTGATCACCCATCTGATGGGCCCTTTTTCACTGGGCATGGGACACATGCTAAACTGGTCAGACTCAAGCCTAGACACTGTGCTCCCCAAGTGTTCAGGGAAGGGGGAACTGGCAGGACTTTTTACTGCTACAGGATACTGAAATGTTCTATGATCTGCACAATTGTTCTGTTGCGCAGGGCTTCCCATTAATGCATTTACTGAAGAAATGCTAAATTCAGGTTTATTAATTGttgcactggttttgtttccttttttcttgccCTCTGTTAGTATGTTACTCCTATGTTGTGACAGATCTCTCTCACAGTTTTCTGAGAGAAGCAGCTGTTTCAACACATTGAAGCCTTTACTATCTCTAGACCAACTCCTATTTTCACTTTCATTATTTGAACCATGACTCGCAGCATATTTAAATTCAGCATCACTTCTGCTGAATTTCAGTTCTTGCTGGTTAAGCAAAGGCCCATACAGCGCCACAGTAGGAGAAGTGTGATTGTTTGCAGCATCAGACACAttacttttcatcttttttaatgGACTTTCCAAAGGCTCAGCATGAAGCTTCCTCTTCTTCGGCACTGTGCAAAGACTCTTTGATTCAAGGTGTGTCAGTTCATTGTTTCGGTGACTTCTCTCCAGCTCATCTGCAGGGTAACCATCCTGATTCTGTCTCAGCAACCTACTTAGCAGGCCGtttttggaaaaagagaaatcttgAGGTGAAAGAGGCTCAGATTTCAACTCCTCGgatgctggagaagcagctgtgttTCTCTGCAGTGAATGAACAAATCCTTGAAATTTGTTACCCTTGCACTCTCTAACTTGTTGTGCATTTGAATTATAAGGAACATTTGATTCTTCACATggttcagtttttattttcaccGTCAATATTTGCTCATTCAAAGCCTTATCTGTCTGTTCTTGAGAACTTTCATCTCTTAAAAgcatcctttctttcttttcacttttacaTTTATTCGGAGTtcccagaagcagctgaaggacaGTGCGCCTTTCAAGGAGATTTTCTATTTCCGAACCTGGAAGTCCTTGTTCAGCGGGTGCAGGCTGACAActgaatattttgttattttcttcatgCGTACTCAATTTATTCGTGAGCAGAGGGCTGTTCAATCTATCAATCAAGCCAACAGGTTTATCTGCGTTCCCTGCTAGCAGCTGTTTGCTAGCCCTTTGTTCTTCACTTGACACGGAAGTCTGCATGCCGCACTGAGCGAggttctgcagcagcttgctggcACTGAATGCCGAAGAGTTCTGGGGACTATCGTTCCTGCTCAGCTTGCCTCCTTGAActtctttgcttttagaaaggTCTATCAAATGTTTAGATGCGGGATTCACCAGTCTGTCTGGCTGGATGCTGCAGGCATACGGTGGCGAGCCATGCTTGATGGCTAGCGACTGGTGCGAGAGATTTATAGGAGAGTCTGCTTTTGTAGAAGCCAGCAAAGGTGGAGTGCTTAACGGAGTCATTCGATTTGCACTGGGACTGTTGGTAACAGGAGTCCTTTTACCAGTCTGTACAGTGAATTTTGCCACATCAGCCGCACTGTGTGGTCCCTGAGGGTCATTACTCTTGTCTACCTTTTCTTCACTCTTATGCCCAAGTAACAGCTGAAGTAGCGTTACTTTCTGATGAGGATTCAGTTTAGAAGCTTTCGGAGTGTCTTtgtcttccttgttttctggaCAGGAAACCTTTGGATCCCAGTTATGAAGCAAGGACTGAGTCAGGTTATCCAATGATGCAGGTGGACCCGCATCTGATTTATCTGTCCTCTGTTTAAAGGATAGGTCTATAGGAAGACAGTTAGAATGGGAGCTTTCATCAtcactgctgtcttctgtaaAACTAGGATTGTTGTCTGAATACTCATCAATAGTTGTCGGTGTGCTGCTGTCTTCAAAAATGCTGGCTCTCTCACTCTGTTCACGCCCTTTTACATGTTTGGTGGTATTCTGGCTTTTCAGTAGATGCAAGAGCAAACTGTTGCTGGGAGAGGTTTTCAGGTTACTCCTTTCTGAAGTACTTTTGTATCCCACAGTTTTGGGAGGTGAATGCATGATTCCTACTGAACTCTGAAACGGTGCCATATTGCTTTTGCTAGACGCTGTTTTGGTTGATGATCCTGTCTGACCATTAAGATGGCTTGTCATTCCTTTTGCTAAACCGAACTGGCCAATATCTTTCTGAGCACTTTCTTGTAATCTGGCCATAGCTGCAAGTCTCTCACTTGCTATTTGATTtgcattttgtgcttttaaagcaTGTTCCCTGGAGTACTGCTGCAAGTGAGCTTCACTTGAAAGGAGTAAAGCTAGCTGGCTGCATGCTACGCTGGGCTTCGGTGAAGCAGCAGGACTAGATCGTTTCTCTACCATGCTTGCAACAGCTTGTAATCTTGCAGCGCATGACAGTGGCTCATTTATCACTTTAGGTCCACTCTGCACCGCATGAGGAGATTCTATAAACCTCTCTTTGGGCAGGTTCTTCGTTATATCAGGCAGGCTGTTGTCCAGCTTCTGatcttttgctttgctcttcttCAGCAGAGTCTTCAGGTGACTGGATGCAACGCCATAGCACCTTAAGTCCTTCTCCACTTGTAAAGAATCATGGCTAAGGGAATACCCTTGCTCCTTAAGGCTCTGCCTAATCTGCTGTGACAGAGCAACACTCTGCAGCCTAGAGCTGAATGACTGAAGCAGAGAGGCAAGTAATGTGCTATCCTGTTTGCCTTTAGGCACATTTTCAACCATGCCAGCTAACaaagcttccttttttccatctaAATCCACAATGGAATCAGACAACCGCCTTCTCTTTGCTGCATTCCAGTCTTCAGAAGACTGCAACAGTCTTGCTTTTTTGAGGTGCAGCATGCCAGATCCCTGATATGTATTTGTGTTAAGAACTGGACCATTACTTTGACAGCTAGGAAATATATTTCCAGAAATCTTAAAGTTTTGATCCCCTCCACTATGCCCAGTAGACTTTTTGTCAACTGCAGTACCTGAGCCTCCTGCTGCTTGATGCATTAGTAATCCCTCTAGGTAAGTTAGAACAACAGAATCCTGGTGCATCTCAGAGCCAAGCTCTTCTCCATGAGTCATGTTCAATAGAAGTTTCCAAAAGGGCTCTGGTTCTATTCACTTCAAAGACTAGTTTTGCTGTAGCTGAATCAAGATGCAGAGTTAAGAAATAATAGGAAGATGTCTGTAGTGTTTTCTCACAGACTTTCAGAAACAATACAAAATGTCATATTCCAAGCAGGCTTCTTCCAGCGTATACTGTTCGATGAGCCAGGTTTCCAATCATATCAATCTGCTGATATCTAGAACATTTATGAAAGACATCTAAGAGGAGTACTCAAAACATGGTTCCACAGTAAGAAAGTTCCATTAAGTATCTGCC
Encoded here:
- the NRIP1 gene encoding nuclear receptor-interacting protein 1, whose product is MTHGEELGSEMHQDSVVLTYLEGLLMHQAAGGSGTAVDKKSTGHSGGDQNFKISGNIFPSCQSNGPVLNTNTYQGSGMLHLKKARLLQSSEDWNAAKRRRLSDSIVDLDGKKEALLAGMVENVPKGKQDSTLLASLLQSFSSRLQSVALSQQIRQSLKEQGYSLSHDSLQVEKDLRCYGVASSHLKTLLKKSKAKDQKLDNSLPDITKNLPKERFIESPHAVQSGPKVINEPLSCAARLQAVASMVEKRSSPAASPKPSVACSQLALLLSSEAHLQQYSREHALKAQNANQIASERLAAMARLQESAQKDIGQFGLAKGMTSHLNGQTGSSTKTASSKSNMAPFQSSVGIMHSPPKTVGYKSTSERSNLKTSPSNSLLLHLLKSQNTTKHVKGREQSERASIFEDSSTPTTIDEYSDNNPSFTEDSSDDESSHSNCLPIDLSFKQRTDKSDAGPPASLDNLTQSLLHNWDPKVSCPENKEDKDTPKASKLNPHQKVTLLQLLLGHKSEEKVDKSNDPQGPHSAADVAKFTVQTGKRTPVTNSPSANRMTPLSTPPLLASTKADSPINLSHQSLAIKHGSPPYACSIQPDRLVNPASKHLIDLSKSKEVQGGKLSRNDSPQNSSAFSASKLLQNLAQCGMQTSVSSEEQRASKQLLAGNADKPVGLIDRLNSPLLTNKLSTHEENNKIFSCQPAPAEQGLPGSEIENLLERRTVLQLLLGTPNKCKSEKKERMLLRDESSQEQTDKALNEQILTVKIKTEPCEESNVPYNSNAQQVRECKGNKFQGFVHSLQRNTAASPASEELKSEPLSPQDFSFSKNGLLSRLLRQNQDGYPADELERSHRNNELTHLESKSLCTVPKKRKLHAEPLESPLKKMKSNVSDAANNHTSPTVALYGPLLNQQELKFSRSDAEFKYAASHGSNNESENRSWSRDSKGFNVLKQLLLSENCERDLSQHRSNILTEGKKKGNKTSATINKPEFSISSVNALMGSPAQQNNCADHRTFQYPVAVKSPASSPFPEHLGSTVSRLESDQFSMCPMPSEKGPIRWVITGMDKNDYEKDSPRLTKTNPILYYMLQKGGNSVSSQEAHDKEIWNEPSFTDNSTPVTIKEELTSDAELKTPFSNLRSPYNSHMGSETSHQHGMNGEVHGLLEKVRTIKKEPE